The Ipomoea triloba cultivar NCNSP0323 chromosome 4, ASM357664v1 DNA segment GGGCTTTTAATCTTAACAATAATTTTGATGTTAAacttattgttattttatttcattcttatttatttttgaaattttggatGACAAGAGAAACCCAAAGTCACTACTCCAGACATAAACTAATCTAGGTTACGCATACCTGAcggactcaaatcaagaaatttTAGTTGATAAAAACTAGTAATAGAATTTTACATCCAATTTCTCATCTCCCACCGAAATAATAACCTAAGCGCAACATGTGGAAGTCGCGAAGATTCGAATTCATGAGCTTTTGcatagctctgataccaaattaaagcatgtgttccatctcaactaaaagcctaagctgatagttggactgcacatattatatttatgctcaccgGATAGATCTTGTTGATCCACTATTTGCACCTTAACTGGCCCTTGGATATATGCATGGAATATGAGGTCAAAAGGGGATAACAAATTGAAGTATGTCCATCGACTAGCCTGCACAGAATGGgaatgtatctatatatatatatatatatatatataccctccTTCATTCACTATATTCAATACATGCATTACATGACAAATACAATCAGAATCAAACTGAACCCATCCAAATGGTGATGTCTCTTCCCCCATGCTTTCTGGATATATACTGGATTTCATGAGATTgaaataacaatatattatattattataagaataaaactatataatataaaaggtCTCTTAGATGTCTTTCTTATCCATCCCCCATATCAGTGGAGAAAAGATAGTGTAGAAAGCCCATACAACAAGGAATGGCCATGGAATGTCAAGAATATGAAGAATTCTACTTTTTTCTAATCCAAATAAtgaataagatatatatatatatatatatatatatatatatatatatatatatatatatatatatatatatatatatcattaactTAAATTGgcaaaagttatatatatatgatgataccAATTTAATAAAATCATAACTTTGAAATATCACTTATAACCAATGTTTTTGAGAAAAATGGGCAAAAAAAACATGTAGTAATTGGagaaattttaactaatttgtcAAGAATATTGAAATGTGAAAGATATaacatgttttaatttataGGGAGAAAAATAGGGCAGCTTTGGCTGTGTTTTCAGGCTTTCTCATCAACTTATTGAAGTACAAAAGGAGCTTGAATTCATGACCTCTCATGTGAGAgagccactagaccacaaggtcattggctagTGAGACATAGTTAATTGTTTTTCATGGTGCACGTGAATCTatcctcttcttttttctttttttttgtgtgtaactTCATACaaagattaatatatatgctcaactttaattaatttttagtttgtAGAATCCTCAAACAATAAAGTCATGGTCTTGAATTGGATGCCCACCAAAGGGTATTCATCCTAATTGtattaatattcattaaaaTTCTCATCAATATTTATCATGACTAAAAGGTATTCATTAtcatacaattataaattaaagtagatgctatatattttcattctttttttaacTAAATGTTCATTAATCATATCCATGTCATAAATCACCCATCACCTTTAGTATTCAGTATAGAAGCTAGTTACTAAGCTTGGTAAGCTGGACTCCATAGGGTACCAATATAATTGGTACATGCAGATCGATATGGCTCTATATTGAGcattgcaatttttttattttttatttttgaaatattcacGGAGTATTTACAAGCTGGACTCCAAAGAATCTAAGCCTAAATCTATAACcacccatttggaatggtaCGTAATAAAGATGTCATCATACTACATGATAGTTGGCATATCAAGCattacattaataatttaaaaagaaaaatgctcatTTCATCTCATGATTTTTACTTCCAAACTTTTCCCCCATGATGTGACTTTCATTTATTGAGTGCGAATGAATGTGATAACCCACcactaactaataaataatttaactaCCAATCACATGATGACATCTCAGGAAGGAAAATTTGTAGAGAAATTTTGTAGCATTGCTCAAAAATTGAGCATAGTTTATCACCAACAAATTGACCTGAACTGGTACCCTGCAATAGTGTCTTTAATGACACATGACTCCTTTTGATTTACAGGAAAGTCCACAGTGCTATTTGAAATTGTGCTTTAGGTAAAGTCCTCTCTGTGACCACAACCAGTAAAGGATCACAGTACAAGCAAGCTAAGGGAGGTAAACCAATTTAAGTTGTCCATAACTGGTCGACTCAAAGCAAAATGACCAATAGACAATTATACATGGCTCCAATATAAGTAAATATTGAGTATTATATGTTACAAGCAATCGGCCtgtaaattaatataacttAACCTACACTTCAAATAAAAAGAGTTCACCATCACAttcaaaagttaaaaataaagtaaCATGCATAATATTGTTGAACATGCACTGCACTCTAATAAGATTGAGAATTTGATAGCTGgaatttatgtgtatatatgaagTAAAGAGGGTGTTTTTCTAAAAATTGTGTGTCAATAACAACTTTGGAACTCATAAGCAcatcaatgtatatatataatttctcaaacaAATGGTTGTATCAATACAATTCCAATATCTTATACACCACTTTAGAGATAATAGAACACCACTattagtaaaaattaaataaaacttcatatatatatatcatcccAAACCCTTTTGATCATTAGATCAAAGTTAGTagaattcaattatatatagtgGAGAAGTGGAAGCCAATCAATCTTCATCAACTACGTACACATGATGATTATATATCCCTAACTTCAAACTCGTTTCGATTCTTGACAACAATGTCGTACATGTGCATGGACCTGAACTTGTTGAAGTCCCTGGGGAGAGAAATGAGATGAACGGTGGATCTCTTGTGGTACTGCAGAAGCTCAGGCTCATCATAGTACCTCTCCCATCCCAGCGCCATAAGCTTCCTTTCTAGGACGGCGTACGAGGTAATGGCCTCGTTGGTCCGCACATGAATCAGCATTTTCCGGGCAGCTTGATACTCCCCCGGATTCTCCACCAGCCGGACCACCCCATTCTTGAACACCCAAACGCCCGACATATATCCACTTGTGAAGTGGCCGGCCGGAAATCAACTTGTACTTTGGGTTTGGGATGATGACTAGCTCAGCTCGCTTCAAAATGAGAGAAGAGAGTGCCTCTCTATATATAGAGGTTTTGTGCCTGGTTCTGCAAGGATATGATGTTGGAAGGTCTAGATTGGATCTTTTATGTGGGCAGGTGCATATAAAGACTAGGATCTAATCATGGACTAATTGCGTGACTGGCAATTTTATCATCGTAGTGCAGtggctctatatatatatatagaggtttTGTGCCTGATTCTGCAAGGATATGATATTGGAAGGTCTAGATTGGATCTTTTTATGCGGGTGGCGCATATAAAGACTAGGATCTGACTATTGACTAATTGCATGACTTGCAGTTTACCATCGTAGtggctctatatatatagaggtttTGTGCCTGATTTTGCAAGGATATGATATTGGAAGGTTTGGATTGGATCTCTTGTGCCGACGCAAATGAAGACTAGGATATGACCCTGGACTGTTTGCGTGACTTGTGGTTTACCACCGCAGTGACATTAGGGGCAGAGTCATGTGGGTTTAAAGATTATTAGTCCACAAAGTTGAGATCacttaagtttaaaaaatattacttttttttaatacaactaactctattacattatagtatctgttcaaaaaaatattactttaatAACTTCTATAATTTGAAACTGAAGAACTCCATTTGTAAGAGCAACCCCATTAGTTAATAGGTTATTTGTGCATGGGTCtagattttattaaaataaaaaattaaaaagaagttaaaaataataattttaaaaattagagtgGCTGTCAGTTGATGACCGCTACAATTATATTGCTCAATAGGCATACGCCTGTTGGACAACTATCACATGCAAATCACTCATTTCTattctttttctaaaaaattatgaGTTCTTATATATGCACGAACCCAAGCCCACATTAGATTCTCTTTCTTCCACAATACCCAAAAACTGGCCTCCATTATTAATCGAGGTTTCCctatagttttaaattttgtttcatAAATATAGTATTGAGAGTTTAGTTTTGCAAATGGAATTTAACtccaaattagttgaaatttaaagtaattattttttttaaccaagaCAAACACGACGAAGAAAGTAAAGAAAGACTAAAACAAAGACCTAATCCTTAAAAATAACCTACACAAACTTGTAATAACAAAATCAATTAACAATATTTTCCTTTATCTTCAATGGTGGATACATGTCCAATTGGCAAAGGGTATGTGGCACTAACTTGCTTGTTATGCATAATATATACCGATTCTTATTCATTATTAATGGGTGACTCGGTCTTATAATCTATTGAAAACTTTATTCTTATTAGTGGTAGTGGTACACTTATAAGTATGGGTGCGCATTATTAAGTGCTTATTCCCATTGCTTTAGAACTTATAATTGTAAATCATATCTACTCATGCTTGATACACAAAATATTACACTTATATATACTCAATAATCTTCTAtcgattaattaataaattaaaattttaatatatgaaaacacttttaatttatggatggattcatatttttttttctcattctaatattctatttttaaattgatataATCTAAATGCCTTACCTTAAGCACAAACATATATTAGGCTTAAAGTTTAAAATCATGTTAGAAATGtgcaatataataaataagatagAATAAAATGTGTATATTAGAGATGAAGCCTTAATTGCTTTTATAATGGTGGATGGGGACAGCAAATATGGGGCAATATGTCGTATCTTGAGATAGTTCAGAGCCagctagcttagcttagcttcaTTATTTTGATGCATGGCATAGTGAGGGTAAGGGGAGTTTGGAGGGAATGGACCCCAAAGAATTTGTGTCCAATACCAACAATTTTACTTTTCAATTTATCATGCTATATTTTTGTACTTTATACCGCActcatattcatatattatatatggaaAAAGTAAATATGGATTGAGGAGAATCCACGTTTTCATTATCCAAAGCTACATTGagggatttttttttgcatttttttatgCACTAGTCAAAAGCTTTTACATACTTATATTaaactataattaatttatgatGAATCATTTTTTTCCTCTTCCAATGGACCAATGCTTGACCTCCTAACATGGCATTAATTTTTGTTGATACATTAGGTTTTCGGGATATGTCAAACTAATTCGAAACTCTCAGAATTGAGAATTCTATTCAAGAATTGCTGGTGGAAGTAAATCGCgaagtattgcctccactgaggttcgaacccaccacctcccgtataaagggaagagtttgatgccactggattacaaggtccttggcagatTATCACCCTTTGCTTGTACACTCtaagtacatttttttttcttttcgtaCATTAAGTTTtccaacttattattatttgttattcatTGACTATTGTGAATTGACCAACCCCACCTATATATTGTTTACAAAAAATATACTTATTACTCTAATATAAAAAGAATCAATCAAATATTGACATAGAATGAGATAAAAATTAGGAGGTGAAGATAACATGATTGAGTGTTCGGTTTAATGGGATGTTTGAGGAAACGTAacatttttttagaattatacaTAATCTAAGAATGTAGGAGAATGTGATTCCCATTAAATACtaccaaaaattaattaaaaacaaaatttgagaTTCTCATCACATTTTGAttgataattttataaatatatagtcATCGCACGTGTATGAATTATGTAGTTATAACACTGTGTACGAAAGCAAGGATCGCTCCCACGAGAAATCACTcgtaataaaaatcaaattatttaaataatgtctCATAAGCAATTGATAAAGCAAATAAAAGATGAACAatataattgctcaaattattttctcaattatATCACTCGAATCATGTGTTCATCCTTCTTTGtagaatattttgaattttgataacAACTTTTTAATGAacattattatttcttattttatatatgaaattatataaaaagagagttcattttaaattattgcaCAATTTCTTCAATATCGACACTATCTATGGTAATCATTGTTCTGAACAGAAAATATATATCGAGTAAATACTTTAAGGTTTCTATAAATCATGTGGTTAGATAATTTCAGCTAAAATGCGGTACCAAAGAAGCGCATCTGGTGTAGTGGTATCATAGTACCCTCCCACGGTACTGACCAGGGTTCGATTCCCTGGATGCGCACTTGTTTTAAAtcttttgattaattatttatcttgCATATTTACCCAGGGGGTCATGCATGTCCCTTGCAAATTGCAATTGCGGAAGACTCAAATTGTACTTTAAATCATTGTTAACTGTGCTAATACCGTTTAATCATGTACTGATGTACTCCTGTTACAAgtacttattatattttcattgtaCCTATGTTATTAATAATACGTAGTACTATATATCCTGATGAAAATCCATAAACCCTCTCTGTGGAAGAATTGGATCAGTTTGCCAATTCGGTTCAAAACATTTATCTAATGCTTCAAAGATTATCTAACAGAATGGGCTATGCTTTATACAAGATGATGGACCAGAATTTCTATTGGTTATTAGGTTGCACATTCTAATCACATTTACACAGCGTAACacacaaattatactatagacTACTGacataatgtaattttaattttaatatactgaaggtacattatttgtatactgaatgtttattatttgaaaatatatcatttgagtgctatcaaataatgaatcttcggtacacaaataatatatattcaatattaaaaatataccttaTGCAATTATGTGTAAGGtacgtggaccatgatccatggtataacgattgaCATTTGTGAAAAAAGGCCCATTGGAGAAGCTAAGGCCTGAGGGTTAGAATACAAAAATCAACAAATTATACAATGCATCTCGAcatctaccttgcaaggtgaacgtAAAactaatatatgtttattttaaatatattacaaattcatttttagtgtaatatatattattttttttttgagaaaatatatattcatttttagatagtatatttaaaatgatCCTGCAATACACTTAAAATGAACTTTCAGAAAACAAACTTATggtacacaaaaaaatgaactttcaatatatgaaaaatgaatatttattagtgGTCCACCTTAtaatataaacaataatttagTGTAATGAGTGTTGTATTGGGATCAACTTTTAAATGAACATTATTagttcttattttatatttgaaattatataacAAGAGAGTTCAATTTAAATTATTGCACAATTTCTTCAAAGATCGACACTATCTATTGTAATCATTGTTCtgaatagaaaatatatatggagtaaATATTTTACGCAGCTAAAATGCAATATCAGGGAAGCGCATCTGGTGTAGTGGTATCATAGTACCCTCCCATGGTACTGACCAGGGTTCGATTCCCTGGATGCGCACTTGTTTCTTTGATTAGTTAAtgatttattttccatttttattcaGGGGGTCATGTCCTTTGCAATTGTGGAAGACTCAAATTGTACTTTAAATCGTTGTTAATTCTACTAATACCGTTTAATCATGTACTCCTGTTACAAGTactttctttttgaaaacaagtaCTCCTGTTACAAGtacttattaatcaatttgCCTGGTTGTGACCTTCTcctaaacttttttttagaatgatgttttcaaacaaaaccaaatttttgtaattataatcaCCTTTTtgtcattaatttaatttggttttgtaaaactatattatatagaaataattaaaatatagtgggCAAAATGGTGGGTAcacaaaaaactaagaaaaaatctCAAACTAATGTGGAGAAGGGTTTGtgtgattgagtgagatagtagATAATGAGGTGGATGTTGGGACCCACAAAAATACTTGAAAGAAAAAATCTCAACTAGTATTGATGCTCTaaggtggaccatgatccatggtataacgattgaCATTTGTGAAAAAAGGCCCATTGGAAAAGCTAAGGCCTAAGGGTCAGAGTACGAAAAtcaacaaattatatcatgcatcTCGAcatctaccttgcaaggtgaacgtAAAACTAATACTCTCtccatctcattttatgtgtctggttctgTTAACGAGGcttaactgaagttatttttagttcaatttttcataatattaagtttattattagtatacaaaatttatatatttagaaactacattaaaagttagagaaaataaacaaataagaaagagtTGACTTGACctatgaatagtaagtatgaccagaaaatgggacagaaggagtatatgtttattttaaatatattataagttaATGCAGTCTTGATgcctcctttaaaaaaaaaatattataagttcatttttagtatattatatatatccatttttagatagtatatttaaaatgatCCTGCAATGCACTTAAAATAAACTTTCAGAAAATAAACTTACGGTACacaaaaaatgaactttcaatatatgaaaaatgaatatttattagttGTACACCTTATACTATAAACAATAATGTACAGTCTAATGAGTGCTGCATTGGGATCAATCTTACTACATGAACCCTTATCCAAGGTATAAGCATTGATGGAAACCTCATTGGATGTCAAATAGAACTAGGAAATGTTGGACCAGTCCCAAGAAGCGCATCTGGTGTAGTGGTATCATAGTACCCTCCCACGGTATTGACCGGGGTTCGATTCCCCGGATGCGCACTCCTTTTGCTGattaatgatttattttccATTTCTACCCAGGGGGTCATGTCCATTGCAATTGCGGACGACTCAAATTgtacttttaatcatttttaattgtGTACTAATACCGTTCCTGTTAGGCCCTCCCCAATAGTCCTCTTTGGCACaggttttaaggaaaaaaactgatagatgaaattttaaaacaaatggGGATGGTGTAATTTGGAGAAATTGTTCTCCTGCAAGAAATTGGCGTGTGTCAggattttgtataaaaaataaaaataaaacaaaagttttGCTTGATTTATTTTCCATTTCTACCCAGGGGGTCATGTCCATTGCTGATTTATTTTCCATTTCTACCCAGGGGGTCATGTCCATTGCAATTGCGGACGACTCAAATTgtacttttaatcatttttaattgtGTACTAATACCGTTCCTGTTAGGCCCTCCCCAATAGTCCTCTTTGGCACaggttttaaggaaaaaaacTGATAGATGAACCTCTTTGGCACaggttttaaggaaaaaaactgatagatgaaattttaaaacaaatggGGATGGTGTAATTTGGAGAAATTGTTCTCCTGCAAGAAACTGGCGTGTGTCAggattttgtataaaaaataaaaataaaacaaaagttttgcttctctttttcttttcgtTACCTGCGTAACCTGCTTTAGTTCTCCacttttccttattattattttttaattatttgtttgtttttattgttttattatttttgttttaaaattttaataaaatttaaatatgtaatatagttttagaattaaattttgaatgatttaattataattaaaatgaaggggaaatggcatctttagtccctgagttatagggtaGTGCCGACTCAGTCCCTATGTTATgaccgtatccgagtttagtccctcagttattcacgaagtggcgagtttagtccctggtcATTAtttttgacgaaaaaattaaaaaatatttaaaatttgaagggtaaaataggaaattcacattttattcttcttcttatatcaaaataacttttagaacattatttttcacttcttagcctaattatttttaagattcttcaattttaaaagcatttcaataactttcaaatgacttgttaggaacctggcTCTCGTATAATAcacttaagacttagcacaaacaaagaaacacttgatcattgtatttaggtgtatgaaacacactatcctaacaagttttgatttttttttctaagcaacaaatgtaatcaaactagaaattttgagatacaaaatgatgtcaaatttctcaagTTACTTTTATGACAAATTCACCAACGAAATAACTTGAgatatttagtatgtaaaaattCTTTTGTATGCAGTAGTTTAATCAAATATTCTTTTggtgaatttctcataaaagcaacccgagaaatttgacatcattttgtatctcaaaagtttgaatttgattacatttgttgagtaaaaaaaaatcaaaacatgttaggatagtgtgttttaTACACCtaataaatacaatgatcaagtgtttcattgtttgtgctaagtcttaagtgtgttatacgagagctaGGTCCTAACAAgccatttgaaagttattgaaatgtttttaaaattgaagaatcttgaaaataattaggctaagaaatgaaaaataatgttgtaaaagtgattttttgaTATAAGGAGaagaataaaatatgaatttcttattttacccctcaaattttaaatattttttattttttcgtcAAAATTAAtggtcagggactaaactcgccacttcgcgaataactgagggactaaactcggataagGTCATAACTCAGGGATTGAGTCAGTACTACCTTTATAACTCaaggactaaagatgccattttccctaaaataaatagagaaacaacaaaaatgaatttaaatatttgtagttatcttaattaaatgtaattatgtttatttaaattaattttcattacaattaaaatttataattcaaataaacaaagaaataattaaaatataagataGTTAATGGTGGGTCcacaaaaaactgaaaaaaaaacttaaaactaatgGGAATATGAGTTTTTGAGATcgagtgagatagtggatgatgaggtggatatttgggcccacaaaaaacttgAGAAAAACCTTAAACTATTGGGGAAGGCCTTACAAGTTGTTACGAAGTATTAATTGCCTGATTGTGACCTTCTCGGTTTCTCCTAAACTTTTTTGACAATTATCTTTTCAAATAAAACcaaattttagtaattataatcACCTTTTTGTCATTAATATGAAACCTAAGATAAATAGGCTCATGAGTTTTGGtcatggttattattattattattattattattattattattattattattattattattattattatataatgaattttggaaaagtctaattttgttttattttatgtttgaatGTATCTttgatttgttaaaaaaaaaagagaggaatataatgaatataattagaATGGCCAACCGATTATAATGAatgcatcttttatttttaagCACGATCTATGGTTCAGATTTAATCACACAACCGCACGAAAGACACCAATCGCACGgaaactgaatatatatatatatatatatatatatatatatatatatatatatatatatatattaattagtgcAAGTTGTTTAGTTATCAGTGttggtattcaaaaaaaaatgagtgcACTGTGTACGCAGTTCACATGACTACACAGtactaaataatttttattttttgggggtCAAATCCAcccatttttaataataataataataataataataataataataataataatagtaataacaataacaataacaataataataataataataataataataataataataataataataatacggagtaataatttttataattttgatgTTTGAATAAAGTTGTAGTGTGCTGTGTACTGTGTACGCATGAACCACctagctttatatatatatagggacgCATCTATAAAGTTATCTGAGTGAAGGCAAagtttaattgattttaaaaatgttaataacaAAATATCATTAGAGGTGGGCAAGCTGAATCGGACTAGTAATACAAGTCGAACGGTTTAGTAAAAATCGAACTGAACCGAACTTTgttaggttttaataataataataataaaaataataattaatagtaaTGAAGTAAATCTAAGTCCCTTATACCTGCTCCGTCGTTTAATTTATATTCTCACTGGtatctctcttaaattttttatttgactagtgttttacccggtgcgatgcacggaaataattattatgaatttaaataaaaaagttttaaaatgaaaatatattaaaatgtacaatataataatatagttgaattttcatatatttggtcaagtatctattatcatagcatacaaaattaaaattaaaattaaaattctgtatgattaatataatctctaatcatgtacatatttagatagatttacataattaaattgaattgttcctaatcgtatttcatataCTTCGTAtcttataattctaacaatatgaataataacaaagaaaatttACTTCGAAATtaaaaacatgtaaattttaaattttgtagatgtgattttaaactctgaTCGgacgcattttcttatatgattgtgtaatatagtgtatatacaaataatatttattaatatgtataccTGCTCCGTCGTTTAATTTCTATTCTCACTGGtatctctcttaaattttttatttgatttctttctagtttgttctctactttgcgtttttgttgtttgctgcaattgttctttacctcacaattagtacttagtagtatgtttggaatttgaaatttgaattgctattttgttatataatgtttagattttggatatggatAATGTGACAGTATGTTCGAAAAATTATGAAACACTGAAATTTGGGGACTTAAACCGAA contains these protein-coding regions:
- the LOC116014826 gene encoding flowering-promoting factor 1-like protein 3, which produces MSGVWVFKNGVVRLVENPGEYQAARKMLIHVRTNEAITSYAVLERKLMALGWERYYDEPELLQYHKRSTVHLISLPRDFNKFRSMHMYDIVVKNRNEFEVRDI